A stretch of the Chanos chanos chromosome 1, fChaCha1.1, whole genome shotgun sequence genome encodes the following:
- the zgc:152830 gene encoding putative aminopeptidase W07G4.4 gives MSSSCSSIQPIEWTTDCKDQNYDGIILVAQSCDKLPPELECLKGPLEDYSSVDSGLGEEVVVLKVPGVPGNRVVFAPTGPVNRDYDDVRRFSDAAVNGVKRALKAGMQRPLLVCPAHSSYEKCTLVALLGALHALYMPLEIREVKPSPHKVAVLGVWAKDESQGKEIKELASALESGRFVYRDIGGSDPERMAAPRVAEYVQALFKDSPVEVTVVSDLTVLEKEYPCLAAVNRCANAVPRHQARVIKLQYCGEGPVQRTLMLVGKGITYDTGGADIKAGGIMAGMHRDKCGSAAVAGFFQILAKLKPKHLKVVGAMAMVRNSVGSDCYVADELVVSRAGRRIRVGNTDAEGRMVMVDLLCEMKEKAALETAPELFTIATLTGHAIRAMGPHYSIIMDNGPASRNGNASKWQKAGEVLGDMFEVSTIRREDYEFHRGKSEYEEILQSNNLPSSATPRGHQTPSAFLIMGSGLDKHGVDSDSPLPYSHVDIAGSSGPFPGVPTGAPIVAMATHYILQKN, from the exons ATGTCTTCCAG TTGCTCTAGTATCCAACCCATAGAGTGGACCACAGACTGCAAGGATCAGAA ttaTGATGGTATAATCCTGGTCGCTCAGAGCTGTGACAAACTCCCCCCTGAGCTGGAGTGTCTTAAAGGACCGCTGGAAGACTACAGCTCC GTGGACAGTGGATTGGGAGAGGAAGTCGTGGTTCTCAAGGTTCCCGGTGTTCCTGGCAACAGGGTGGTGTTTGCACCCACGGGCCCAGTGAACAGAGACTACGATGATGTCAGGCGATTTAGCGATGCAGCCGTCAACGGGGTCAAGAG GGCTTTGAAAGCTGGTATGCAGCGCCCTCTTCTGGTTTGTCCTGCTCACAGCAGCTATGAGAAATGCACTCTAGTGGCTTTGCTGGGAGCTTTGCACGCACTGTACATG cccCTGGAGATCAGGGAGGTGAAACCCTCCCCTCACAAAGTGGCTGTACTGGGTGTGTGGGCTAAGGATGAGAGCCAGGGTAAAGAGATCAAAGAACTGGCCTCTGCCCTGGAGAGCGGCAG GTTTGTTTATCGTGACATCGGGGGGTCGGATCCTGAGAGAATGGCCGCGCCCCGTGTGGCTGAGTATGTTCAGGCTCTCTTTAAGGACAGCCCCGTGGAG gtgACGGTTGTGAGTGATTTGACTGTACTGGAGAAGGAGTATCCCTGCCTGGCTGCTGTTAACCGCTGTGCCAACG cggTACCTCGTCACCAGGCACGAGTAATCAAACTGCAGTACTGTGGAGAGGGGCCTGTTCAGCGCACGCTCATGTTAGTGGGCAAG GGCATCACCTACGACACAGGTGGAGCTGACATCAAGGCTGGTGGGATAATGGCAGGAATGCACAGGGATAAGTGTGGATCTGCGGCAGTGGCTGGTTTCTTTCAG ATCTTGGCCAAACTCAAGCCCAAGCACCTTAAAGTGGTGGGTGCCATGGCGATGGTTCGGAACAGCGTTGGCTCAG ACTGCTACGTGGCGGATGAGTTGGTGGTGTCCCGTGCGGGGCGGAGGATTCGCGTGGGGAACACAGACGCTGAGGGCCGCATGGTTATGGTGGACCTGCTCTGTGAGATGAAAGAGAAg GCGGCACTGGAGACGGCCCCTGAGCTGTTCACCATTGCTACTCTGACAGGACATGCCATCAGAGCCATGGGACCCCACTACAGT ATCATCATGGATAATGGGCCAGCCTCCCGTAATGGAAACGCCTCAAAGTGGCAGAAAG cTGGGGAGGTGCTAGGTGACATGTTTGAAGTGTCCACTATCCGTCGGGAGGACTACGAGTTTCACCGCGGTAAATCTGAGTATGAGGAGATCCTCCAGTCTAACAACCTGCCGTCCAGCGCTACTCCCCGCGGTCACCAGACCCCTTCTGCCTTCCTTATCATGGGATCCGGCCTGGacaag cacgGCGTCGACTCGGACAGCCCGCTGCCTTACTCCCACGTTGACATCGCCGGTTCCAGCGGCCCCTTCCCGGGCGTCCCCACCGGAGCCCCGATCGTCGCCATGGCGACCCACTACATCCTGCAGAAGAACTAA